From the genome of Lotus japonicus ecotype B-129 chromosome 6, LjGifu_v1.2, one region includes:
- the LOC130724281 gene encoding triacylglycerol lipase 2-like isoform X2 translates to MVETQGYNCEEHTVTTQDGYILSLQRMPEGRSGKKADKPPVLLQHGVLNDAITWLFNSPEESLAFILADNGFDVWLVNSRGTKYSSKHKTLSPNDKAYWDWSWDELASYDLSASVQYVYNQTGHKLHYAAHSLGTLMALAALSEGQLLSMVRSAALLSPIAHLDQITSWPKKLAADVFLANDVYWLGIYEFIPNGNAASKCIEEICHTLHLDCSNLMDLFIGPYCCVNSSKIDVLLDHEPQPTSTKTLIHLSQMVRTGKIAKYDYGDPGQNMQHYGQPVPPVYDMTKIPNEFPLFLSYGGQDMLSDVQDVQVLLNDLKDHDGDKLVVVFREDYSHADFVLGVNANELVYDPLMDFFNVN, encoded by the exons ATGGTAGAGACACAAGGTTACAATTGTGAAGAACACACG GTTACAACACAGGATGGTTACATCCTGAGTCTTCAGAGGATGCCAGAAGGGCGGTCCGGTAAGAAAGCTGACAAGCCGCCTGTGCTATTACAACATGGCGTCCTCAAT GATGCCATAACATGGCTTTTCAATTCGCCAGAGGAATCATTGGCATTTATTTTAGCAGATAATGGGTTTGATGTGTGGCTTGTCAATTCTCGCGGGACAAAATATAGCAGCAAGCACAAAACACTTAGTCCTAATGACAAG GCTTATTGGGATTGGTCATGGGATGAATTAGCTAGTTATGATCTTTCTGCTTCAGTCCAGTATGTGTACAACCAAACTGGTCACAAGTTGCACTATGCTGCTCATTCTTTG GGAACTTTAATGGCTCTAGCTGCGCTATCAGAAGGGCAGTTGCTGAGTATGGTGAGATCAGCTGCATTACTTAGCCCAATTGCTCATTTGGATCAGATTACATCATGGCCAAAAAAACTTGCTGCTGACGTCTTTTTAGCTAAT GATGTATACTGGTTAGGCATCTATGAGTTCATTCCTAACGG GAATGCTGCATCAAAATGTATTGAAGAAATCTGCCACACTCTACACCTCGACTGCTCAAACCTGATGGATCTTTTCATAG GTCCATATTGCTGCGTCAATTCTTCCAAGATAGATGTCTTACTTGATCATGAACCACAACCAACATCAACTAAGACTTTGATCCATCTATCACAAA TGGTCAGAACAGGAAAAATAGCAAAGTATGATTATGGTGATCCAGGCCAAAATATGCAACACTATGGACAACCGGTTCCTCCTGTTTATGACATGACCAAAATTCCAAATGAGTTTCCACTTTTTCTCAGCTATGGAGGGCAAGATATGCTATCTGATGTACAAGACGTGCAGGTTTTGCTCAATGACCTCAAAGATCACGATGGGGACAAGCTTGTGGTAGTGTTCAGGGAAGATTATTCACATGCTGATTTTGTTCTGGGTGTCAATGCTAATGAACTTGTCTATGATCCTCTGATGGATTTCTTCAATGTTAATTGA
- the LOC130723624 gene encoding probable E3 ubiquitin-protein ligase RHA4A, producing MIMGNVPQTTTSNPPPHLYPQELQLKLYQAFIFSIPILFSIILILLFYLFYLKRRTSSLSSSAPHLLPIVTNPTTSYLYHTSPCRLDLTVKFLEKLPRILFDEDLRARDSLCCVCLGEFEMKEEVLQIPYCKHVFHIDCIHHWMQSNSTCPLCRCSIIPTTTKFLNPESDPPQQGAIISHSPLQVMSLLQPQREDEPSASSNTENFSRERMMQWLH from the exons ATGATCATGGGCAATGTTCCACAAACTACAACAAGCAATCCTCCTCCACACCTGTATCCACAGGAACTTCAGCTCAAGCTTTACCAGGCTTTCATATTCTCAATTCCCATACTATTTTCCATTATTCTCATTCTCCTGTTTTATTTGTTCTACCTCAAGAGAAGGACATCCTCTCTCTCATCCTCTGCTCCTCACTTACTTCCAATTGTTACCAATCCAACAACTAGCTATCTCTATCATACCTCA CCTTGTCGTTTGGACCTGACCGTCAAATTCCTGGAAAAACTTCCAAGAATTTTATTTGATGAGGATTTGCGAGCAAGGGATTCACT ATGTTGTGTTTGTCTAGGAGAATTTGAGATGAAAGAAGAGGTGCTTCAGATTCCTTATTGCAAGCATGTGTTCCACATTGATTGCATACATCACTGGATGCAATCAAACTCCACCTGTCCACTTTGTAGATGTTCCATCATCCCCACTACCACCAAGTTCCTCAATCCAGAATCAGACCCACCTCAGCAAGGTGCTATCATTTCACACTCTCCATTACAAGTCATGTCATTATTGCAACCTCAAAGAGAAGATGAACCCAGTGCTTCCTCAAATACAGAGAATTTTTCAAGGGAACGAATGATGCAGTGGCTGCACTAG
- the LOC130726075 gene encoding bidirectional sugar transporter SWEET4-like, which yields MSAGAAVIARTVVGIIGNIISACLFLSPVPTFVQICKKGSVEQYSAVPYLATLINCLVWTLYGLPMVHPHSVLVVTINGAGCAIEIIYIILYLIYSDRKKRLKVLLGLLLELIFIALLTFFALTMVHTVKKRSAIVGTICMLFNITMYASPLSVMKMVISTKSVEYMPFYLSLASFGNGVCWTTYAFIPFDPFIAIPNGIGTVFAVAQLVLYATYYKSTKQQIAARNAKGEVNLSEVVVGNCVQEANNNKNKKIGAAPNGL from the exons GTAACATCATATCAGCCTGCCTATTCTTGTCTCCAGT TCCAACTTTTGTGCAAATATGCAAGAAAGGATCAGTGGAGCAATACTCAGCAGTACCATACCTAGCAACACTCATAAACTGTTTGGTTTGGACCCTGTACGGCCTCCCCATGGTGCACCCACACAGCGTGCTGGTAGTGACCATAAACGGTGCAGGGTGTGCAATTGAGATAATCTATATCATCCTCTATTTGATCTACTCTGATCGGAAGAAGAGGCTCAAGGTCTTGTTGGGCCTCCTCTTGGAACTCATTTTCATCGCCCTGCTCACTTTTTTCGCATTGACTATGGTCCACACCGTCAAGAAGCGCTCTGCTATTGTGGGTACCATATGCATGCTCTTCAACATTACCATGTATGCTTCACCGTTGTCTGTCATG AAAATGGTGATCAGCACCAAGAGTGTGGAGTACATGCCCTTCTACCTCTCATTGGCCTCATTTGGTAACGGCGTGTGCTGGACCACTTATGCGTTCATCCCTTTCGACCCATTCATTGCT ATACCGAATGGGATTGGGACAGTGTTTGCCGTGGCACAACTTGTTCTGTATGCAACCTATTACAAATCGACCAAACAGCAGATAGCAGCAAGGAACGCCAAAGGGGAGGTGAACCTGTCAGAGGTGGTGGTTGGTAACTGTGTCCAAGAAGCCAATAACAACAAGAACAAGAAGATTGGTGCTGCCCCCAATGGTCTTTGA
- the LOC130724281 gene encoding triacylglycerol lipase 2-like isoform X1 codes for MANIVLVLFSIVLLCITAAQGRKTLHTYNEIPASSVSNDGICKTMVETQGYNCEEHTVTTQDGYILSLQRMPEGRSGKKADKPPVLLQHGVLNDAITWLFNSPEESLAFILADNGFDVWLVNSRGTKYSSKHKTLSPNDKAYWDWSWDELASYDLSASVQYVYNQTGHKLHYAAHSLGTLMALAALSEGQLLSMVRSAALLSPIAHLDQITSWPKKLAADVFLANDVYWLGIYEFIPNGNAASKCIEEICHTLHLDCSNLMDLFIGPYCCVNSSKIDVLLDHEPQPTSTKTLIHLSQMVRTGKIAKYDYGDPGQNMQHYGQPVPPVYDMTKIPNEFPLFLSYGGQDMLSDVQDVQVLLNDLKDHDGDKLVVVFREDYSHADFVLGVNANELVYDPLMDFFNVN; via the exons ATGGCTAATATTGTGCTTGTTCTGTTTTCAATAGTTCTGCTTTGCATTACAGCAGCACAAGGGAGAAAAACACTTCACACATACAATGAAATTCCAGCATCTTCAGTTTCTAATGATGGTATTTGCAAGACCATGGTAGAGACACAAGGTTACAATTGTGAAGAACACACG GTTACAACACAGGATGGTTACATCCTGAGTCTTCAGAGGATGCCAGAAGGGCGGTCCGGTAAGAAAGCTGACAAGCCGCCTGTGCTATTACAACATGGCGTCCTCAAT GATGCCATAACATGGCTTTTCAATTCGCCAGAGGAATCATTGGCATTTATTTTAGCAGATAATGGGTTTGATGTGTGGCTTGTCAATTCTCGCGGGACAAAATATAGCAGCAAGCACAAAACACTTAGTCCTAATGACAAG GCTTATTGGGATTGGTCATGGGATGAATTAGCTAGTTATGATCTTTCTGCTTCAGTCCAGTATGTGTACAACCAAACTGGTCACAAGTTGCACTATGCTGCTCATTCTTTG GGAACTTTAATGGCTCTAGCTGCGCTATCAGAAGGGCAGTTGCTGAGTATGGTGAGATCAGCTGCATTACTTAGCCCAATTGCTCATTTGGATCAGATTACATCATGGCCAAAAAAACTTGCTGCTGACGTCTTTTTAGCTAAT GATGTATACTGGTTAGGCATCTATGAGTTCATTCCTAACGG GAATGCTGCATCAAAATGTATTGAAGAAATCTGCCACACTCTACACCTCGACTGCTCAAACCTGATGGATCTTTTCATAG GTCCATATTGCTGCGTCAATTCTTCCAAGATAGATGTCTTACTTGATCATGAACCACAACCAACATCAACTAAGACTTTGATCCATCTATCACAAA TGGTCAGAACAGGAAAAATAGCAAAGTATGATTATGGTGATCCAGGCCAAAATATGCAACACTATGGACAACCGGTTCCTCCTGTTTATGACATGACCAAAATTCCAAATGAGTTTCCACTTTTTCTCAGCTATGGAGGGCAAGATATGCTATCTGATGTACAAGACGTGCAGGTTTTGCTCAATGACCTCAAAGATCACGATGGGGACAAGCTTGTGGTAGTGTTCAGGGAAGATTATTCACATGCTGATTTTGTTCTGGGTGTCAATGCTAATGAACTTGTCTATGATCCTCTGATGGATTTCTTCAATGTTAATTGA